From one Flavobacterium kingsejongi genomic stretch:
- a CDS encoding DUF4252 domain-containing protein produces the protein MKKFIITFALFLTPLFFFGQTVFDKYEGQETVTAVSVNKKMFQLMSNVKMDAKDKEMAQYVSLLKKLDNLKVYTTTNTKISTDMKATFEKYMKTNALEELMRVSDKGQNIRIYVKSGATENQVKELLMFIDGGGTKENTVLMSLTGNFDLNEISTLTNKMNLPGGEELKKASKKK, from the coding sequence ATGAAAAAATTTATAATCACATTCGCTTTATTTTTAACCCCATTATTCTTTTTTGGACAGACTGTATTTGATAAATACGAAGGCCAGGAAACCGTGACGGCTGTATCAGTAAACAAAAAAATGTTCCAGCTGATGAGTAATGTTAAGATGGATGCCAAAGACAAAGAGATGGCACAGTATGTTAGCCTGCTTAAAAAACTCGATAACCTGAAAGTGTATACAACGACTAATACCAAAATAAGCACGGACATGAAAGCGACTTTTGAAAAATATATGAAAACAAATGCGCTTGAAGAGCTGATGCGTGTGAGCGACAAGGGCCAGAACATCAGGATTTATGTAAAATCCGGAGCTACTGAAAACCAGGTGAAAGAACTGTTGATGTTTATTGATGGTGGTGGCACTAAAGAAAATACGGTATTGATGTCACTAACGGGTAACTTTGACCTGAACGAAATTTCAACGCTGACCAATAAAATGAACCTGCCCGGTGGCGAAGAACTAAAAAAAGCCTCTAAGAAAAAATAA
- a CDS encoding RNA polymerase sigma factor, which yields MNNNEFVKLVFPFRDKVFRLAKRLLVSTEEAEDATQEVLVKLWNKKQSLSEYTSVEAFAMTITKNFCLDQLKSKRAGNLQLVHSNYTDREAGLQQKIEDKDSWNWVEKIMAQLPQQQQLIIQMRDVEQYEFDEIAKIMDMNETAVRVALSRGRKTIREELTKKHSYGIRQN from the coding sequence ATGAATAATAATGAGTTTGTAAAACTGGTTTTCCCTTTTAGGGATAAAGTCTTCCGGCTCGCCAAAAGGCTGCTCGTCAGTACAGAGGAGGCAGAGGATGCAACCCAGGAGGTATTGGTGAAATTATGGAATAAAAAACAGAGCTTGTCAGAATACACCAGTGTGGAAGCTTTTGCAATGACCATCACCAAAAACTTCTGCCTGGATCAGCTAAAATCAAAAAGGGCTGGGAATTTACAGCTTGTCCATAGTAATTATACTGATCGGGAAGCGGGATTACAGCAGAAGATCGAAGATAAGGACAGTTGGAACTGGGTCGAAAAGATAATGGCTCAATTACCGCAGCAGCAACAACTGATTATCCAGATGCGGGATGTGGAGCAATATGAATTTGATGAGATTGCAAAAATTATGGATATGAATGAAACGGCAGTGCGCGTGGCACTGTCAAGAGGACGGAAAACGATACGGGAAGAATTAACAAAAAAACACAGCTATGGAATCAGACAGAATTGA
- a CDS encoding T9SS type A sorting domain-containing protein, with product MNESFPTPFISGGFDLQAVGVFHEATLGVGDFSKSKLVLYPNPAKDYFMLTVGEPATVVVYDVSGRQVLQQQIEPAGRIAVSDLDTGVYFVAVTINGQQQKSLQRLIVQ from the coding sequence GTGAATGAATCCTTTCCTACCCCTTTTATTTCGGGAGGATTTGATTTGCAGGCTGTCGGAGTATTCCATGAAGCGACTTTAGGAGTGGGGGACTTTTCCAAATCAAAACTGGTCCTGTACCCTAATCCGGCAAAGGATTACTTTATGCTGACTGTCGGGGAACCTGCAACAGTAGTCGTATATGATGTTTCCGGAAGACAGGTTTTACAACAGCAGATCGAACCTGCAGGACGTATTGCCGTTTCGGATCTTGATACAGGCGTATACTTTGTAGCAGTCACAATAAACGGGCAACAACAAAAATCCTTACAACGCTTAATCGTGCAATAG
- a CDS encoding phytoene desaturase family protein: MKKDIKIIGSGFSALAAASYLAKAGHQVTVYEKNSTIGGRARQLKKEGFTFDIGPTWYWMPDVFERFFADFGKKPSDYYDLIKLSPAYSVYFGPNEFITIADNLPEIIATFEAIEAGSGKVLEQFIRKAEKNYTIAIGDIVYRPGVSPLELITPETTLNINQFFSTISKDIRRKFKNPKLIQVLEFPVIFLGAKPSDTPSFYSFMNFADFGLGTWHPKNGMYSVILALEALAKELGVTIHTDAAIEKIIVEGKKATALVVNGKTIAADLILSGADYHHTETLLDPEHRKYSEKYWAKKTFAPSCLLFYVGFDTKIKNTEHHSLFFDVDFDAHAAAIYDNPHWPEEPLFYASFPSKTDTNAAPEGQEAGIFLIPIAPGIEDTEALRERYFDKIITRFEKLTQQPIKNNIIFKESFCVNDFIREYNSYKGNAYGLANTLFQTAFLRPKLKSDKVNNLYFTGQLTVPGPGVPPALISGKLVAELIEKQQ; this comes from the coding sequence ATGAAAAAAGACATTAAAATAATCGGCTCCGGATTTTCGGCTTTGGCAGCGGCATCTTACCTTGCCAAAGCAGGACACCAGGTTACAGTGTATGAGAAAAACAGCACTATCGGCGGACGCGCACGACAACTGAAAAAAGAAGGATTTACATTTGATATCGGGCCTACCTGGTATTGGATGCCGGATGTTTTTGAGCGTTTCTTTGCTGACTTTGGCAAAAAGCCTTCCGATTATTACGACCTGATCAAGCTATCGCCGGCCTATTCCGTTTATTTTGGCCCTAATGAATTTATTACCATTGCCGATAACCTCCCGGAAATCATCGCTACTTTTGAAGCTATTGAGGCCGGAAGCGGTAAAGTCCTGGAACAATTTATCCGAAAAGCCGAAAAGAATTATACCATTGCCATTGGGGATATTGTATACCGTCCCGGAGTTTCCCCACTGGAACTCATCACACCGGAAACAACGCTGAACATCAATCAGTTTTTCAGCACTATCAGCAAAGACATCCGCAGGAAATTTAAAAACCCGAAACTCATTCAGGTATTGGAATTCCCGGTCATTTTCCTGGGTGCCAAACCATCCGACACCCCTTCTTTTTATAGTTTTATGAACTTTGCCGATTTTGGCTTGGGTACATGGCATCCTAAAAATGGGATGTACAGTGTCATTCTCGCCCTGGAAGCATTGGCAAAAGAATTAGGCGTGACCATCCATACCGATGCGGCAATTGAAAAAATCATCGTGGAAGGAAAAAAAGCAACCGCATTGGTCGTGAATGGAAAAACAATCGCTGCCGACCTCATACTGAGTGGTGCCGATTACCATCATACCGAAACATTATTGGATCCGGAGCATCGGAAATATTCCGAAAAATACTGGGCTAAAAAGACTTTTGCGCCCTCCTGCCTGTTGTTTTATGTCGGATTTGACACCAAAATAAAAAACACTGAGCATCATTCCTTATTTTTTGATGTGGATTTTGATGCCCATGCGGCCGCCATTTATGACAATCCGCATTGGCCGGAAGAACCGCTTTTTTATGCCAGTTTCCCGTCTAAAACGGATACTAATGCGGCACCTGAAGGACAGGAAGCCGGAATATTCCTCATTCCCATAGCACCCGGAATAGAAGATACCGAAGCCCTGCGGGAACGCTATTTTGATAAAATTATTACCCGTTTTGAAAAACTAACACAACAACCTATCAAAAATAATATTATTTTTAAGGAATCCTTTTGTGTCAACGATTTCATCAGGGAATACAATTCTTATAAAGGAAATGCATACGGACTCGCCAATACGCTCTTCCAGACTGCATTTTTACGCCCCAAGCTAAAAAGTGATAAAGTCAATAATCTTTATTTCACCGGACAGCTTACAGTTCCCGGACCCGGTGTACCACCGGCACTAATTTCCGGAAAACTGGTAGCAGAACTCATAGAGAAACAACAGTAA
- a CDS encoding S41 family peptidase codes for MKKYYRLLLLTFVGALTLQGCDDLDDHAVPVNDFIWKGMNLYYLWQQDVPNLADSKAANQAQLNMFLQEFSSPENLFDNLLYQKGVIDRFSVIYSDYTLLEQALTGTVKNNGVDYGLRYKNSGSTEIFGWVRYILPNSDASTKNIHRGTIFYAVNGTPLTSSNYRSLLNSGDSYTLNLADYDNGAITPNGQTVSLTKTPFSENPVYQTQTYTMGNHKIGYLVYNGFYGDYDNQLNAAFGQLAGENITDLVLDLRYNSGGLISSAVRLGSMITGQFNGQVFNRQQWNPKIQTRLEQANSASLVNNFTNSLSNGSGINSLNLTKVYILTSQSTASASELVINCLKPYIDVVQIGDITTGKNAGSITLYDSPDFSANKRSSSHRYAMQPLVLKTVNKDGYGDYTAGIQPTYPLIENLGNLGQLGDTSEPLLSTAIGIITNAARMQKQNPTEQFRHFKDSKSINPMQTEMYIDKLPEGLGTVQP; via the coding sequence ATGAAAAAATACTATAGACTTTTGCTTCTGACTTTTGTCGGTGCACTCACACTTCAGGGCTGTGATGATTTGGATGACCATGCCGTTCCTGTAAATGATTTTATCTGGAAAGGAATGAACCTCTATTACTTATGGCAACAGGACGTCCCTAACCTTGCGGATTCCAAGGCTGCCAACCAGGCTCAGTTGAATATGTTCCTGCAGGAGTTCTCGAGTCCTGAAAATCTTTTTGACAATTTATTGTATCAAAAAGGAGTCATCGATCGCTTTAGCGTCATTTATAGCGATTATACTTTATTGGAACAAGCACTAACCGGAACGGTAAAAAATAATGGTGTGGACTATGGCCTGCGCTATAAAAACAGCGGCAGCACCGAAATCTTCGGATGGGTACGTTATATATTGCCCAATTCTGATGCTTCGACCAAAAACATCCACCGTGGCACTATCTTTTATGCCGTTAACGGTACGCCATTGACCAGTTCCAATTACAGGAGCCTGCTCAATTCGGGAGACAGCTACACCCTGAACCTTGCCGATTATGACAATGGTGCGATCACGCCAAACGGGCAAACGGTATCCCTGACCAAAACCCCATTCTCTGAAAACCCGGTATACCAGACACAAACCTATACTATGGGCAATCATAAAATAGGCTATTTGGTTTATAATGGTTTTTATGGCGATTACGATAACCAGCTGAATGCGGCTTTTGGACAATTGGCCGGCGAAAACATAACCGATCTGGTACTGGATTTACGCTATAATTCGGGAGGGCTGATTTCGTCTGCCGTACGCCTGGGCAGTATGATCACTGGCCAATTTAACGGGCAGGTATTTAACCGGCAACAATGGAACCCTAAAATACAGACCCGTTTGGAACAAGCCAATTCAGCCTCACTGGTCAATAATTTTACCAATAGCCTTAGCAATGGCAGTGGTATCAACAGCCTGAATTTGACCAAAGTTTACATCCTGACCTCCCAAAGTACTGCTTCGGCAAGCGAACTGGTAATCAACTGCCTGAAACCTTACATTGATGTAGTACAAATTGGTGATATTACTACTGGTAAAAATGCAGGATCCATTACCTTATATGATTCCCCTGATTTTTCGGCCAACAAAAGAAGTAGTTCCCACCGGTATGCGATGCAGCCTTTGGTATTAAAAACCGTTAACAAAGATGGTTACGGCGATTATACTGCAGGAATACAGCCTACTTACCCCCTCATTGAAAACCTGGGCAATCTGGGACAACTGGGCGATACCAGCGAACCCCTGTTGAGTACCGCAATCGGGATTATTACCAATGCGGCGCGGATGCAAAAACAAAATCCAACCGAGCAGTTCCGGCATTTTAAAGATTCCAAATCCATAAACCCAATGCAAACCGAAATGTATATCGACAAGCTGCCGGAAGGCCTTGGTACAGTACAGCCTTAA
- a CDS encoding phytoene/squalene synthase family protein: MKSIFDTVSFECSKYVTQSYSTSFSSAIKMISPGIRQDIYNIYGFVRFADEIVDSFHDYDKIQLFEKFEADLIHAIEYKINLNPILNAFQHTVHKYHIPMPLIMAFMESMKLDLHKKEYSAAEYKEYIYGSADVVGLMCLKVFVKGDDQKYEELKDAAMHLGSAFQKVNFLRDLKNDFELLNRSYFPNTDLNELNEASKIQIIEEIEADFEKGYEGIQRLPLEAKFGVYTAYVYYKRLLKKLKKTPSVEIKTTRIRVPDYQKAGILAQCYFNYKFNLL; encoded by the coding sequence ATGAAATCTATTTTTGACACTGTTTCTTTTGAATGCAGCAAATATGTTACGCAATCCTATAGTACTTCGTTTTCATCTGCAATCAAGATGATCTCGCCGGGTATCCGTCAGGACATTTATAATATTTATGGCTTTGTGCGGTTTGCCGATGAAATTGTCGATAGCTTTCATGACTATGATAAAATACAGCTGTTCGAGAAATTTGAAGCCGACCTTATCCATGCTATCGAATACAAGATAAACCTCAACCCTATCCTGAATGCATTCCAGCATACCGTTCACAAATACCACATCCCGATGCCGCTCATTATGGCATTTATGGAAAGCATGAAGCTGGATTTACACAAAAAAGAATACAGCGCTGCAGAATACAAAGAATACATCTATGGCTCTGCGGATGTTGTTGGCCTGATGTGCCTGAAAGTATTTGTAAAGGGGGACGACCAAAAATATGAAGAGCTGAAAGATGCAGCAATGCACCTGGGATCGGCTTTCCAAAAAGTGAATTTCCTGCGCGACCTCAAGAATGATTTTGAGCTCCTCAACCGCAGCTATTTTCCAAATACCGACCTCAATGAACTCAACGAAGCGTCCAAAATACAAATCATAGAAGAAATAGAAGCCGATTTTGAGAAAGGGTATGAAGGCATCCAACGCCTGCCACTCGAAGCTAAATTTGGTGTCTATACTGCGTATGTGTACTACAAAAGGTTATTGAAAAAGCTAAAAAAGACCCCTTCGGTAGAAATCAAGACGACCCGCATCCGCGTGCCGGATTACCAAAAAGCAGGCATATTAGCACAATGCTACTTTAATTACAAATTCAACCTGCTGTAA
- a CDS encoding sterol desaturase family protein translates to MGLNILVFILTFLFMEFMAWFTHKYIMHGFLWSLHQDHHKKDHDSWFERNDTFFIFYAVISIGFFLLWRYDILEIGLAIGLGIFAYGLAYFLVHDIFIHQRFKLFRNANHTYAKGVRRAHKMHHKHTGKEDGECFGMLMVPFKYFKK, encoded by the coding sequence ATGGGACTGAATATTCTGGTTTTTATACTAACCTTCCTGTTTATGGAATTTATGGCGTGGTTCACCCATAAATACATCATGCATGGCTTTTTATGGAGCCTGCACCAAGACCATCACAAAAAAGACCATGACTCCTGGTTTGAACGTAACGATACCTTTTTTATTTTTTATGCCGTCATCAGTATCGGGTTTTTCCTGCTTTGGCGTTATGACATTCTCGAAATCGGGCTGGCAATAGGATTGGGTATCTTTGCGTATGGCCTGGCTTATTTCCTGGTGCATGATATCTTTATCCACCAACGTTTTAAATTATTCCGCAATGCCAATCATACGTATGCCAAAGGTGTCCGAAGGGCACACAAAATGCACCACAAACATACCGGTAAAGAAGACGGTGAATGTTTCGGGATGCTGATGGTTCCGTTTAAATACTTCAAGAAATAA
- a CDS encoding DUF4252 domain-containing protein, with amino-acid sequence MKKSIVLLLFSVLLMSCNNELTLQKYFVNNTDAPNFMAIDMDPGMLNIDKTKLTADEASALKAFDKINILTFKATEQNKAKFEAERVKVAGILKEKSYDELMKFGSGKDGVAVYSVGEGEHIKEFVIYANKKDNGFAIVRVLGTNMTPNHVMTLMSVLKHSDIKSDQLKSLADFMK; translated from the coding sequence ATGAAAAAATCAATCGTACTCCTGCTCTTTAGTGTATTGCTTATGAGCTGTAACAATGAACTGACCCTGCAAAAATATTTTGTCAATAATACCGATGCTCCTAATTTTATGGCCATCGATATGGATCCCGGAATGCTCAATATTGACAAAACAAAATTGACAGCGGACGAAGCCAGTGCCCTGAAAGCATTTGACAAAATCAACATCCTGACGTTTAAAGCTACCGAGCAAAATAAAGCCAAGTTCGAAGCAGAACGCGTAAAAGTAGCGGGTATCCTAAAGGAAAAAAGCTATGATGAACTGATGAAATTTGGTAGTGGTAAAGATGGTGTAGCGGTCTATTCTGTTGGTGAGGGTGAGCATATTAAAGAATTTGTAATCTATGCCAACAAGAAAGATAATGGATTTGCTATTGTACGTGTATTGGGAACTAACATGACACCCAACCATGTAATGACGCTAATGAGTGTGCTGAAACATTCGGATATCAAATCCGACCAATTGAAATCTTTAGCAGATTTCATGAAATAA